The Polyangium mundeleinium genome contains the following window.
ACCTCGACACGGAAATAGTGCCGGTAAAACCAGGCCGCGACGTAAAGCGTGCGCTTCGCCGTCGCCGTGGAGAAGCCCCATTTGTCGAACCCGAGCGTGTTCACGGAGGGCGAGACCGTGTCCACGATCTCCGCGAGTTCCCGGGGAATCTGTCGATCCAGCGCCTCGAACAGGCCATCCAGCGAGCGCATCGTGCCCACCACCTTTTGACGTCAAAGATAACTGAGGAATACGAGATCCCGCCGCCTTCGCTTGAGCTCCGCGAACCAGCGGCAGAGCGGGTAGAGCGCCGCCACGACGGCAAGCGTGTATCCGTAGACGAAGGGCAAACCATGCTGGGCCTCCGCGGGCAACCCCATGGGGTCGTGCCACGCGAAGACCTTCGGGCCGTGGATCGCGTAGTGCACGACGGCCGCGGAGGCATGGATCAGGTAGAGGTGGAGGATGTAATAAAAGAGCGGCGCCCGGCCGAACACGAGCAGCACCTTCTTGCCGGGGAATTCACGCCCCTCGAGCGCGCCGAGCGCGAGGAGCGCGGGCCCGAGCGTCATGAGCAGGTACGAGAGCGACGGCGGGTACTTGCGGCAATTGAGGAACGAGAGCGCCGTGGGGAGGGCGCTGCCCTGCGAGGTCCAGGGCGAAGGATCGCCGTACACGTTCGCTCCCCGGACGATCACGAAGGCCAGCGTGAGCGCCGCGCCGAGCTTGTAGAGCCGCGCGCGGCGCTCGCCCGGCGCCGCTTCGAGGAGCGCGCCGAGGCCATATCCCGCGGCCATGACGCCGATCCACGGCACGAGCGGGTACGCGACGAACACGTAGTGGCCCGGCGCGGGCTCGAAAGGCCGCGACTCGTGCAAGATCGACCCGACGACGCCGAGCGCGCTCCCTCGCGCGAACGAGACGCCGTCGAGCAGGTTGTGCCCCGCGATCATGGCGACGCCGATCGCCGCCACCACGCGCACGGGCAGGTGCACGAGGCCCGCGAGCGCGATCATGCTCCAGCCGATGGCCCAGATCACCTGGAGCGGCGTGATGTGGTAGCCCGGATCGAAGGTCCACCCGAGCCGGATCACCGTGATCTCCAGGAACACCAGCCAGGCGCCGCGGGTGAGGAGGAAGCGGGAGAGCTCGCCCCGGCTCTTGCCCCGCGCGGCCTGCAGGTACGCGCTCGTGCCCGCCAAAAGGACAAACACGGGGGCGCAAAAGTGCGTGATCCACCGGGTGAAGAACAGCGCCGCGCTGGTCTTCGTGACGTCGAGGCGGAAGTCGACCGGCGGGCCCACGAAGTCCCGCACGTGGTCGATCGCCATCAGGATCATGACGAGGCCTCGCAGGACGTCGACCGCGTCGAGGCGCGCACGTTCGGCGGGTTTCGTGGAGCTCGCGGCCGCAGCCGCGCCGCCATCTTCGAGAGTCAGGGCCGTCACCGGCGCGAGCTTACCAGGAGCGTTCGGCATTTCGAACCACGCTCACGCCCGAGGCGGCTCCTCACTCGATGCGGAATCGATCGCCGTGGCGGCCGTCGTCGTCGCGCCGGTCGAACACGATGAACGGGTTGTACCGATTGCCGATGCGCTCGCTGTAGCGGCCTTCGAGCCGGACCACCACGTTGTTCGTCACGTCGCGGAGCGTGACGTCGTCGTACGTGACGCGGACGAGGATCGGGCGACGATCACGGCTGCAGAAGGCGGCCGGCGGCGGAGCTTCGAGGTTGAGCGAGCCGACGATGCGGCCCTCGCGATCGGCGCGGAGCGCGCTCCGCTCGGAGATGTACTGGCGGACGATCCGCCGGTCGCCCTGGCCCCCCGTGACGACGCCGGCCCGGGTCGCGCAGCGGTACACGGCGCGGACCTCGGCGCGCAGGCGAATCTCGACGTTCGCCCTTCGTGCCAGGCCAGACTCACGAAAATCGACGTCGAGGTCCCCGTCGCGTGTGATGTCGACGCTCAGATTCCTGAACACGGGATTTCGATCCCGGCGCTGTGCCTCCGCGGGTGATGCCGCGAGGAGCGGCGCGGCCGCGAGCGCGGCAAGCATGACGAGGCGAATCATTCGTCCCATGGCGCATTCCTCCTTTGCACGCGCGGCTCTCGCGCGGCGAATTTGTTCTCGACGAACGAAGGCAGGCCCCGCCCTCTTCGTCGCCCCCTTCCCATGAGACCGCCCGCGCACGACCGGAAGCGCCGCCCGGCACGGATGTTCGCCGCGCTGGCCGTTTGCTCCCGTCCTCGGAGGAACTTCCAAAGTTTATCAGCGAGCGCGTGGCCGCCCCGCTCGACGAGGGCTCGCCCAGGCCAAAGAGACAGCGCGGTGGTCAGATGTGCTCCGGTGAGCGCGGCTCGCCGTGATTGCCGTGGCGGAGACGACCATCCACGAACGGAAACAATTGGGGAGGCCAACCATGAATCAGTTCTCGAAGTTTTTCGCGCTGCTCGGTCTGTCCGCGTCCGTGGCGCTCGTCGGCACCGGTTGCGCGGCCGAGGTCGAGGATCCCGAGTCCGAGCTGGCCCTCGCGGACGAAGCGGACGACAGCGCAGAGCTCGCTGTGAGCGCGGATGACGAGACGACGGCGGAGAGCGAAGACGCGCTCTCGAGCACGGGCAGCTGCGCCTGGGGCGCCTGCGGTGGCGGCGGGGGCTTCGTCGGCGGGGGCTTCGTCGGCGGGGCCGTCGTCGGCGGGGGCTTCGTCGGCGGGATCGGCGGGATCGGCGGCATCGGCGGCATCGGCGGCATCGGCGGCATCGGCGGCTGCGGCTACGGACGCGGCTTCGATTGCGGAATCGGCGGCCGCCACTTCCTCCGCGGCCCGTACTACGGGGCTTGCGGCGGCTACGGGCGCGGCTTCTGCGGCTACGGGGCCGGCCGGTTCTGGTGATCCGGGGCGATTCGCCCACGCATCGAGGATGAATCCGAACCCGACCGGCACCCGGGAGCCGGTCGGGTTCCCTTTTTGTACGCGATAGACAAACCGCGCCTATCGCCAGCCGTCGATGGATACCACGCGCCCGAGCGCGAGGACGCGCAGCGCATTCGGGTGGGACTCGTATTGATCCTGCTGGGCGTGGGCCTCGGCGAGCAGGCGCGCCTTCATCTTGAGCATGAGCGGCAGCTTCATCGCCAGGATCTGCGGCAGGTAGACGGGAACGGGCGTATTTTCGCCCGCGGGGACGCAGAGGGCGCGAATCTGCTCGTCGCCGAACACGGTGCGCTTCTGGTATTTGCGTTGATCCAGGAGCACGCGCTCGATGTGGGCGTCGAGCTGGGTCACCGTGACGCTACGCTTCGACTGGCGGAGCGCGTCGCGGAGCTCGCTCGTGACGGCCTCGACATTCGAAGGTGCCTGGAGAAGCGGCGTCTTCAGCACTTCGTTCGCCGCTTCGAGGGCATCCTTGAGTTTCTTGTTGTCCTCGGTCACGAGCGGCGTGATCGCGGCGACGGCGGCCTGGAGGTGCTCGACCTCGTCGAAGGGAAAGCGGAGCTCGCCCGTGAGCATGACGACGGGCGGCGTGAAGCGGCCCGTCTCGCTGATCGATTCGAGCATCGCCCGCTGAATGCCCCGTCCGTCCGTGGGCGTGGCGCGCGTGAGGACGCCAAAGGTGTCGTGCCGATCCCGCGAGGCATTCGGGTCGTCGGTGGGCAGGTCGTGCTTGGGATCGAGCGGTTCGAATTCGAGCTCGTCCACGATGGTCGGGAACGCGGCGCGAATGCGAGCGACGCCCTGCGGATCGAACCAGAGGAGATCAACGACCTCGGGGCCGAGCCGGCGCGAGGGGCGCGCGGGCGGCACGCGCGGGCGCATGTCGTCCTGGGCGGCGGGCGTGGTCGTGACGGGCGCAGCGACAGGGGTATGCGTGGGCGCGCCGATGACGTTCGCCGACGCGCCGGCCGCCCAGGGGCTGGTCTCGCGCGGCGAGGCGGGCGCGGCCGCCACGTCGAGGGGTTCGCGGCGAGGGACCTCGGCCGGAGGCACGGGCGTCGCCTGCGGGGGCGTGAAGGGCGGCGCGGCGGCCGCGACCGCAGCCGGCGGGCCCATGGGCGGCGCGACGGGGATGGCCGCGGTGGAAGGAACCGCGGGCGCCGCGGGGATCGCAGGCACGGGCGGCATCGGAGGGACGACCTGCGCGGCCGCGGGCGGCTGCGAGGCCGGGAAAGGCAGCGGCGTGCGGGAAGGCTGCGGCGGGACACGGGGCGCCGTGACGGGGTTTGTCGCGGAAACAGGAGGGGGGACGGGCGCGGCGGCGGACGTGGGGACGGGCGCGGGCGCAGACGTGGACGCAGCCGCCGGGGGAGGCGTGGACGCACCGCCGCGGGCTCTTCCGCGCGCGAGCCACGCCGGCAAATTCACGCCCTCGGCGCGCGCGAGCTCCTCGGTGGAGATAATCTCCGTCTCGACCGACTCCTCCTCGAAGATGTGCTGTTCCGCAGGACGAACGGGCTTCGGCGGCGCGGGCGGCGCGGCCTTCGCAGCGGACGCAGGCGCGGTGGGTGCGGGTGCGGGTGCAGGCGCGGCGGGCTGCGCGGCCGGGGCGGGCGTGGACGATTTTTGCGGGGCGAGCGCGCGGACCAGCATCTGCACGTCGTCCCAGCCGAGCTTCTGGCGGGCCGCGCCCATCGCGACGAGGACACGCCCGCGCTCGTCGCGCGAGAGCAGCGGCATCTGGCCACGCCACGTCACGGTGCAGAGGGCCCGATCGGTGTCGATCCAGAGCGTGTCGCCGACGAGGTTGAGCTCCTGCGCTCCGCTGCGCGGGCGCTCGACGAATGCTTGCGGGCGGAGGCCCGGCAAGCGCGTCGTGAGGCGTGGATGATCGGGGTGGAGGTGCTCGAGGACGATCTCGAGATCGGGCGTGATCTCGGGGAGGCGCTGATCGGCCGGCGCGGCGTTGAAGTACTCGATCTCGATGTCGTCGGGCAGCGGCCGCGTGTGCCATTCGGCGTGGGAAAAACTCCCGCGATGGCGCCGGAGCCGGGTCTCGCGCTGGGGCCATCCCGCGGCGATCGGGCCAAAGCCCACGGGTGATCCGTCGTCCTTCAGCGTGTGCTGTCGGCGCGCCGGATGCAGGTTCGGCAAGGGCCCGGGCGCGACGGGGATCCCGACCGGGTTCATGGTGCCGGTCCCGCCCTGCGCGCGCTCGTAGCGCAGCGGCATGTGGGTGAAGGCGGGGCCGTCGGTGATCTGCGCCTCGCCGGACCACGTGCGGTCGGCGTGGACCTCGATGGCCTTGTCGAGCGAGCCGACGACCATGCGCGCGAGGAGCGAGCGGCACGGCTGGTGATGCGCGGCAAATGCGTGCCCGACGAGCGTGACGTCCGCGCCTTTGCGGAACGGGACGAGGTCGCTCGGCGAGTACACGCTGCGCCGGGGATCGTCGTCCCAGTGGTTGTCGGCGTCGTTGATCGGCTCCTGGCCCGAGGAGAGACGGAGTTCTCCCGGGGCAAGATCAAAGGTGGCTTTGCAGACGACGGTGAGCACCCACTCGCGGCTCTGCCTTTGCCAAGGGAGAGAGGCCACGTAGAAGGGGCCGAGCGCGACGACCTCCATCGGCGGGACGCTACCACAACGGAGGGAACGGGCGGAAGCGGGAGCGGGGGCGAGCGGGAGCGCAAGCGCAAGCGCAAGCGCGAGCGGGAACGGTATGCAGGGGTCCCGCTCGGGGACGGGGGTCCCGGCGAATGGGTCGGCGGCGGGAGGCAGTAGTCGAGCCGTATGCTGAGACGGCGAGGTCAGGCCCCAACGTTGCTGAAGCTGCGGTGAGCTCTCGCTCAGGTAACCCGCCGACATTTTCTAAAAGCTCCGGCGCAGAGTCCCGGGACATTCGGGCAGAGATCGAGCGCGCTTGGGCGAGGAATGAGATCGAGTTCCGCGTCGAGCTGGCTGTCACGCCTGTGGATCTCCACCGGCTCTTGCTCGACGATGCGCCCGACGTCGTGCACTTCAGCGGCCACGGAACGCTTCTCCGCGTCGATGCGCCCTCGCAGTCGACCCCACGCGAGTTCGAGCCGCCTGACGACGGTTTCCCGCGAGAGGTAGCGAAGCAGAGAGCATGCATATCCAGATCCGGTTCATCGCGGCCTGATTCTGTTCGAATGGTTTGGTAAGGGCGGAGGCTCGTGGAACGACGGATCCATCCCCGAAAGGCTTCTCTTGGAGCTTCCGACATCCGTTCTTGTAGAATCCCTCGCGAGGCCCTCTTTGACATTCGCGCATCTGGAGGGGGCTGCCATGTACTTCGCCGGTGGACGCTTTACTGCGATGAAACTGGGCGATCGAGCCATGTTGACCGATGAAATCAAGGAGATGCTCCTGAAGCACAGCCTCGTCGCAGGTTACGATAGGGGCCAGCGTTTCGCTGTGGAATGCGCCATCGGGATGCACGCAAAACCAAGAAAAACAAGACAGTGGGGCGGCGGGGTGACGGCGGCCATGCGCGGGGGTGAAACCGGCGGGTTATTTTCCCGAAGCGCACCTCTGCCAGTCGTCGTGCACCGAGGGGGTCGCCACGTGTCGACCTCTGCCAGTCGTCGTGCACCGAGCGGGTCGCCACGTGTCGACCTCTGCCGGTCGTCGTGCACCGAGGGGGTCGCCACGTGTCGACCCCTGCCGGTCGTCGTACACCGAGCGGGTCGCCACGTGTCGACCTCTGCCGGTCGTCGTGCACCGAGGGGGTCGCCGCGTGTCGACCCCTGCCGGTCGTCGTGCACCGAGGGGGTCGCCACGTGTCGACCTCTGCCGGTCGTCGTGTACCGAGGGGGGCGTCACGTGTCGACCCCTTCGGGAGAGGCGGCTCCAGGACCCTCCTGGTTCGGCCACGAACTTCGTCACGCCTCGCTGGCTCGCTGGCCTCGGCTGATCTTGCTCGAGGCCGGATGTCCGTCATTGCTCGACGTCGCGCGCGGCGAACTCCGCCGCCGCACGCTCGATCTCCGAGCGCGTCGAGGCCACGTCGTACGCCGCAGGCACCTGGGAGAGTGCCGCGCCCTCCGCACCTTCGAGGGGCATGCGTCTGCGGTGCAAAGTGTCGCATTTGCCCCGGATGGCAAGACGCTCGCATCCGGTTCGTACGACAATACGGTCAGGCTATGGGACGTCGCCACCGCCCAATGCCTCGCCATTCTCCTCGCCACCCGCGAAGGCTGGGTCGCTTTCACCCCCGACGGCCGCTACAAGCTCGGCGGCGACATCGGCGGCTCCTTCTGGCACGTCGCCGGCCTCTGCCGATTCGACCCCGGCGAGCTCGACGAATACCTCCATCTCCGCCTCCCCGACGACGCGCCCTTCCTCCCCGTCACCCCCTGACGCTCACACCTTCGTGAGCGCCGCCCGGCCCGCCTCCACGAAGACCTCCACCCAGCGCTCGACCTCGTCGCGCGTGACGCCATGACGCAAAGCCATCGTCGTCGCCGTCCCCGTGCCCCGAAGCACCGCAAGGACGGCCTCCTCCCTGCGAAGGCTCTCCTCGCTGCTCCCCGATCCCGCTCCACGTGGCGCCCCCCGCTGAATGCCCGCCGGGCATCGCCCGATGGGGAGCCGCGCGGCCGGGTCTCCGAGGAGCACGTAGGCCGAAAGATCCTGTCGTTGCATCCAGAGGTTGGCACGACGCACCTTGCTCGCCAGATCCTCCACGAAAGCAGAGGAAAGGCTCGCCCGATGAGCGCGCTCCTCGTAGGAGATCGTCAGCTCCGTGCTCACGGAACGAAAAAACCGCGCAAGCTCGTGGTGCGCGACGCCGAACCGATGCCCGTGCACGAAGGCCTGGAGAATCCCCTGGAAACGCTCGGCGCGGCTCCGCGGGACGAGGCCTCCTCCATCGACGTCGTAATCGAGAAAGCTCCAGGTCCACGCGAGATCCACGTGCCCGACCACGCCGAGCGGCCCCTCGGGGTTCGCGAGCGCGGCCTGCGGCAACGCTGCGACAAACGGCGGATCGCCTCCCCGGGGCAATGCGGCGAGCGCCTCGTCTGCGGCGTCTCCCACGACACCGAGCTCGTGGAGCCTGGTGAGCCAAGGTAAATACGCGCTGCGCAAAGGCGTGCCCGCACCATAACAAGCGAACAGGAACCACACGCCGCCCGGCAAAAATGGGCCGTGGGAGATGTCGTTCGCCGTGAGGAGGTCCCCCGCGCGACCGAGGACCAGCGCGCCCTGGTGGGCGTGTTGCTCCTCGCGCGATCGCCATCCCGCCCTCGGGATCCCCGCACCGTGGCTCATGGTGAAGAGCATTCCGGCGCGCGTGCGTGCCGCCTCGCGAAGCAAAACACCGGCGGCGCTCGTCAGGTCGAGCGCCGTGCCCATGGGATCCGTCGGGATCTCGACGATTCCATCGGCGTCGAACGTGCCCGCGGCCTGGCCCTGCCGCGCAATGTCGAGGCTGGGCTGCACGAGGTAACGATGGCCCTCCTGCATCGCCCGCGTGCCGTCCAGCACCGCATGATAAAGGGCCCGCGCGCGCGGCGCCTCCACGGCGTTCGCCCAGCGGAGCGCTTTTTCGACGTAGGCCTCGTATCCGCGGTCCTCCCCGAACGCGAGTCGACCGACGAACGTCTCGCCGCCGAGCATCTGTTGGAGGTCCCAGGAAATGAGCTCGGGGCCTCCGAGCAGGGCGAGATAACGAGGCCGCGCCGCCTCGCGCCGCCCGACGGCCTCGCGATACTCTTTTTGGATCCAGGCCGCGGCGGCGACGGGATCCATTCCGGGATCGACGCGGTACACGAGCGCGTCCTCCCCTTGCTCTTCCTCGCGTTTTTTCCGCAGCGGCGCAACCAGCGAAAGCAAACGATCACCGGCGGAGCCCTTGGGCGCGACCAGGGCCCAGCGTTGCTCGGGGAGCGCGTCCGCCGGAGCGTCGACGTTGGCCAGGCGTTCTGAGGCCTCGGGCGGCGCGTCCTGCGCAGGCGCGTCGAGCGTCGCCGCGAGCGGGAGGCCTTCGTCGAGGAGGGGGCGGTGATCGTCAGCGTGGGCGAGGAAGAGCTGAATATCGGTCAAGGGGCCCTCGAATCGCAATCCATCGTCGTCGAGTCAAGCGGAGCGCGCAACCCTCTTGGTGGCTTGCGTGCACGCTCGGAGCGCGCGAGGGCCCCGATGGGGTCGTTCCGTCAGCCGCAGGAGCCGCTCCAGGACGACATGATGCCCGGAGGCGAGACGGACGCCGCGGACGAGCAGCTCGCGCCGTAGGTGCCGCTCTTCGTCACGCCATAGGTCCACGGCGTCGAGCAGACGACGCGCGACGACGCATAGACCGGGGAGCAGCCGAAGTTCGTGCACGCCTGCGCCGAGATCGTGAACGTCTCGCAGCCGCCGATGCACGAGACCTGCGCGAGCGCGGCCGCGCCGGAGTACCCCGAGACGGACGAGCTCGGGCCGGTATAAAAACCGATGTCACACGAGACCGTCAAATTCGCACTGCCCGGCGCCGCCGCGATGTTTTTCGCGGTCTCCTGGAGGTTCGCGAGCTGCGCCTTTCGCTGCGCGATCGCGTCGTTCACGGCCGGCTCTTCCTCCGCCTGCGAGGCGCTCCGCGCCTGGAGCTCGGAGAGCTCCTTTTCGGCTTGCTCGATCGCCCACTTGTGCCCCTCGGCGCCGACGACGATACGATTCGCGCCTTCCTGCTCCCCGTTCTCCCATACGCCCGGAGCGAGCTCTTTCCACGCCGCGTTGGGCACGAGCGAGAGGGACTCGCCCTCCCCCCTGCGCTCGAGCTTCATTTCACTCTGCGCGGGGATGCCCATCGCCCCGCTCTCGTCGATGAGCGCCTCCTCGACGCCCTCGGGCTCCGGAGAGGCCATACATCCGGCCATCACGGCGCTGCCAGCCATCAAAGCCGCCGAAACGAAACGAAACACAAAGATCGAATTTGCATTGTTCATGGCGATGCTCCTCGCGTTTGGCATGAAGGGCCGCTCGTCCTTCGTCGCGGCCTCTGTCCCTCCTATCTGCAGCGACCGTGCCAGGTCTTCCGTGCACCCCGCCCCCCTCTTTTCGTGCAAGCGAAGGACGTCACGCCCGCGCGCTGACGCGTCGGCCGCGCGATTCGCCGTGTGCCGAAGGAATTGACGCGTCAGCGACGAGGAAGCCGGCGTCCTCGACGTTCAGGCGAGGCCGAGCTCGCGCACGCGGCGCAAGAGCGCCTTCTCGGAGACCTCGAGCTGCTCGGCCATCCGCGCGAGATCGCCTCCGAGCTCACGGTGGCATTGCGTGATCTCCTGCGCCGTGAGGGCCCCCGCGGTGCGACACCCGGGGAACCGCTCGATGAGCAGGTACGTGGATGCCCTTGAAATGCGGAGCTTCTCCGCGCTGGCGGCGAGATCCCAGCGACACATACGCAAAACTTCGCGGAACTCGGCCTCGGTGACGTCAGCGGGCTTTCGTCGACCGGCGCCGCGAGCGGCGGCGGCCGGCGGCGAATCAGCCGTGGGTTCTTTCGGAGGATCGGGTGGCGCCGACGCGATGGGCCGCGGACTCTCCGGCTCTCGCGCAGGTGGCTTCACGAGCAGCCGCTCGACGGCGGGCGTCATCTCCGCGCGATTGCGCCCGCGATTGGCGATGACGATCTGGCGAACGACGTTCCGGAGTTGCCGCACGTTGCCCGGCCAGTCGTAGTCGGCAAGGCGCGCGACGAGGGACGCGGGGAACCACGGCTTCGCGTCGCCGGCCGGGGGCGCGAGGCGCTGCGGTTCGCCGATCTGCGTGAGCTCCTCGCGCAAGAACCGCACGAGCAGCCGCCCGATGTCGTCCCGACGCTCGCGCAGCGGCGGAATCCATATCTCGTACGCCGCGAGCCGGTTGAGCAGCGGCGCGCGAAACGACCCCGTCGCGACCTTCCCTTCCAGGTCCGCGTCCGTCGCGGCGACGACGCGCACGTCGATTTTGCGGAGCTGCGGGGAGCCCACGGTCTGGATTTCGCCCGTCTCGAGCGTACGCAGCAGCACGACCTGAAGCTCGACCGGGGCCTCGCCGATCTCGTCGAGGAAAAGCGTGCCGCCGTGCGCTTGCTCGAAATACCCGACTTGACGCTTGATCGATCCCGTGTATGCGCCCTTTTCCGCGCCGAAGAGCTCGGACACGGCGAGCGACGGCGCAATCGCGCCGAGGTTGACCGCGAGGAACGGTTTGTCGCGGCGCGTGCTCGACCGGTGGATCGCGCGGGCGACGAGCTCCTTGCCGCTGCCGGTCTCGCCGCGGAGCAGGACGGGCAGGTCGAGATCGGCGACGCTGCGGATGTCCCATAACACGCGATGGAGGCCGTCGCTCGCGCCGACGAGCTCGCGAGCCTCATCGCCCTGGCCTCCGTCGAGGACGCCTTCGAGCGTGCCCACATGATGTGCGAGAAGGACAATCCGGTGGCCAAACTCGATCACGACGCCGCGAGCGAGCTCCTTGGCGGAGAGCACCGCGCTCCCTCGGACGAGCTGGCCGCGCAGGGTCACCGCGGTGCCGCTGTCGCCGATATCGATGCGCACGCCGCCGTCGGAGGTGCCGGTGAGGTGGATGGGTTTGCGGCTGAGATAGTCGTCGCCGAGGGGCTTGCCGTCGCTGGCGCCGGGAGGAGCGAACGCGGGCGCGTTGCGGGAGAGGGCGAAGGGTCGATCGGGAGCGCTGTCGACGAGGACGCGATCCCCCACGCGGTCGAGGACCGGGTGGTAGAGGATCGTCAGCGAAAGCGTCGGATGGTCGTCGCCGGATGCGGTGGCGGTCCCGCGGCCCCCGAGGGTGGTGCGGCTGAATCCGGTTATCCTGCCGGTCGGCATATATCGGCGATGGTAGGACGGGGGGGTGTGGCGGGGCAAGGGGGAAGCGAGCAAAGGCTCCGGAATCGAGGCGAAGGGGAACAGCCAGCGAGCACGAGCGGGCTGACGCGTCAACCCGCCGTCGCGACGTCAGCCCCGTCCACGGACACGTCAGCCCAATCCGTGGACGAACGTTCCTCGCGCGGCGGGGCTCGAAAAACGTCGCGGCCTGGCAGGCACGGAAGCTGCTTTTGGGGGATGCGACAAGGTCACCCCCCGTTCTTCGAGAGGTTTTATGCTCCGCGACATTCGGACCCCCAGGATGCTCCTCTGTGCCCCCTTCGCAGCGCTCGTGATGGGCTGCAGCACGACCGCCACCATTTCTCGGATCAACGAGCCCGACATCGAGGGGAAGATCATCTCGGCCGACGACGGTATCCTCATGGTCGAGACGCGCGCCGGACACGACTCGATTCCGCTCCTGAGCGTCACGGACATCGACCATCCCGGGAACGTGGCGGCGACCATCGGCACCCTGCTCACCGGATATGGTGTCGCGAATATCATCGTCGGGGCACCGGACTGCGAAAGGGGAGGCGCCGCCTATTGCCTTGGTGTCTTCCTGCCGGCGACGATCGGCCTCCCGCTGATGATCTGGGGCTTCACGACGTGGGGCAAATCCCAATACGCCGCGACCCCGCGCTCGCCGCGCAGCGACGTGAGCTTCACCGTGCTGCCGGCGGCGTCGTTCGAGAAAAAGAACACGTTTCTGGGGGCGAACGCGACGGTCTCCTTCTGAACCGCATCCTCAGGGCCGGCCCGCGGCCTTGACGATCTTCACCATCACCACCGTCGCCGTCCACCGCTCCGCGGGCTCTTCCTCGTCCGGCACCATCTCCCTCCGCGTCACGCCCATCGCCTCCGCGAACGACTCCTTCACCTGCAAGGAGCGCAGATCCACCTCGGGTGACGTCGTCCCCACGACGACGAGCCGCTCGACATTGGATGCCCGTCCCGCCGACACCCTGCACGGAAATGCCCGGCCGAGATGCCCTCGCAGCCAGAACGTCTGCCGCCGCCAGGGCGCGATCTCGAGCTGCGTTGGTCCGAGGATCTCCACCCTGCCGCTCGCAGAGCAGTTGATCACCTGCGCAAAGATGGGCGCAGACGAACGATTCTCCACGGAAAAACATACCGGCTGGCCATCGACGAGCCGATATCGATACCGGTGTTCGGGATCGGGCTCGGCCTCGGGGAGCGGCGGGTCGGCGAGCTCCTCGGGGACGAGCACCCCAGCGTTGCGCGCGTCGAGCACCCGCATGCGCAGGACG
Protein-coding sequences here:
- a CDS encoding DUF1624 domain-containing protein, translated to MTALTLEDGGAAAAASSTKPAERARLDAVDVLRGLVMILMAIDHVRDFVGPPVDFRLDVTKTSAALFFTRWITHFCAPVFVLLAGTSAYLQAARGKSRGELSRFLLTRGAWLVFLEITVIRLGWTFDPGYHITPLQVIWAIGWSMIALAGLVHLPVRVVAAIGVAMIAGHNLLDGVSFARGSALGVVGSILHESRPFEPAPGHYVFVAYPLVPWIGVMAAGYGLGALLEAAPGERRARLYKLGAALTLAFVIVRGANVYGDPSPWTSQGSALPTALSFLNCRKYPPSLSYLLMTLGPALLALGALEGREFPGKKVLLVFGRAPLFYYILHLYLIHASAAVVHYAIHGPKVFAWHDPMGLPAEAQHGLPFVYGYTLAVVAALYPLCRWFAELKRRRRDLVFLSYL
- a CDS encoding DUF2169 family type VI secretion system accessory protein, whose translation is MEVVALGPFYVASLPWQRQSREWVLTVVCKATFDLAPGELRLSSGQEPINDADNHWDDDPRRSVYSPSDLVPFRKGADVTLVGHAFAAHHQPCRSLLARMVVGSLDKAIEVHADRTWSGEAQITDGPAFTHMPLRYERAQGGTGTMNPVGIPVAPGPLPNLHPARRQHTLKDDGSPVGFGPIAAGWPQRETRLRRHRGSFSHAEWHTRPLPDDIEIEYFNAAPADQRLPEITPDLEIVLEHLHPDHPRLTTRLPGLRPQAFVERPRSGAQELNLVGDTLWIDTDRALCTVTWRGQMPLLSRDERGRVLVAMGAARQKLGWDDVQMLVRALAPQKSSTPAPAAQPAAPAPAPAPTAPASAAKAAPPAPPKPVRPAEQHIFEEESVETEIISTEELARAEGVNLPAWLARGRARGGASTPPPAAASTSAPAPVPTSAAAPVPPPVSATNPVTAPRVPPQPSRTPLPFPASQPPAAAQVVPPMPPVPAIPAAPAVPSTAAIPVAPPMGPPAAVAAAAPPFTPPQATPVPPAEVPRREPLDVAAAPASPRETSPWAAGASANVIGAPTHTPVAAPVTTTPAAQDDMRPRVPPARPSRRLGPEVVDLLWFDPQGVARIRAAFPTIVDELEFEPLDPKHDLPTDDPNASRDRHDTFGVLTRATPTDGRGIQRAMLESISETGRFTPPVVMLTGELRFPFDEVEHLQAAVAAITPLVTEDNKKLKDALEAANEVLKTPLLQAPSNVEAVTSELRDALRQSKRSVTVTQLDAHIERVLLDQRKYQKRTVFGDEQIRALCVPAGENTPVPVYLPQILAMKLPLMLKMKARLLAEAHAQQDQYESHPNALRVLALGRVVSIDGWR
- a CDS encoding WD40 repeat domain-containing protein gives rise to the protein MQSVAFAPDGKTLASGSYDNTVRLWDVATAQCLAILLATREGWVAFTPDGRYKLGGDIGGSFWHVAGLCRFDPGELDEYLHLRLPDDAPFLPVTP
- a CDS encoding sigma 54-interacting transcriptional regulator — its product is MPTGRITGFSRTTLGGRGTATASGDDHPTLSLTILYHPVLDRVGDRVLVDSAPDRPFALSRNAPAFAPPGASDGKPLGDDYLSRKPIHLTGTSDGGVRIDIGDSGTAVTLRGQLVRGSAVLSAKELARGVVIEFGHRIVLLAHHVGTLEGVLDGGQGDEARELVGASDGLHRVLWDIRSVADLDLPVLLRGETGSGKELVARAIHRSSTRRDKPFLAVNLGAIAPSLAVSELFGAEKGAYTGSIKRQVGYFEQAHGGTLFLDEIGEAPVELQVVLLRTLETGEIQTVGSPQLRKIDVRVVAATDADLEGKVATGSFRAPLLNRLAAYEIWIPPLRERRDDIGRLLVRFLREELTQIGEPQRLAPPAGDAKPWFPASLVARLADYDWPGNVRQLRNVVRQIVIANRGRNRAEMTPAVERLLVKPPAREPESPRPIASAPPDPPKEPTADSPPAAAARGAGRRKPADVTEAEFREVLRMCRWDLAASAEKLRISRASTYLLIERFPGCRTAGALTAQEITQCHRELGGDLARMAEQLEVSEKALLRRVRELGLA